The following are encoded together in the Malaya genurostris strain Urasoe2022 chromosome 3, Malgen_1.1, whole genome shotgun sequence genome:
- the LOC131433973 gene encoding uncharacterized protein LOC131433973 yields the protein MLMQRLWKEKMNWDEPIPDDQLRIWSRLRSELCDISVLRIERGLKMNGATVFELHGFADASTVAYGCCIYLRSVTGDGGVSVRLMCAKSKVAPIKEQQRVVEPAADAVEMTVPRLELCAALLLAEQINKVREVLATKPTRVVLWTDSRIVLCWLKRMNSKITVFVRNRVNKIRHLSMNVEWCHVSTKMNPADLVSRGLFPNELMNCDLWWTGPAYLHSNKYEINADVVDPNESDECVPEQVMSVTVLGNSVYDTVIAVSSFRKLQRIFGYIIRLLYNCRARQRNQSRRDGWLTSVEHRDALYAMVYVVQWHEFYEDISRLQKQQPVSKMLRNLNPIYDDDERLLRVGGRIKHSNLPKDQKHPMILPANHHFTNILVETLHREHLHVGLDGLLAVVKQRFWPIHAKRTIHRVLRKCITCFRARPRDVVQYMGDLPSFRVIAAEPFARTGVDYAWPFLLKVGRSRTKLKSYVSLFVCMVTKAVHLELVTSLSADGFLAALHRFAGRRGNPSEIFSDNGTNFRGANRQLTELAELLKSQVLEQRVGEFCQPRGISWKFNPPRAPHQGGLWEANVKCMKTHLYKVLNESYLSYEEMNTLLIQVEAILNSRPLVQLTDDPVDYEALSPGHFLIGRELTAVAEPIYEHLKESSLSRYQMVQKRKQCFWRRWSNEYLTSLQRRSKWYKNPTLLRKGLLVILKEDNMPSQTWRMGRIVETFPGKDGITRVVEVRTSNGIYRRPTTQIAVLPVNDELQNVKDEQS from the coding sequence ATGTTAATGCAACGACTATGGAAGGAGAAGATGAATTGGGACGAACCGATTCCTGATGATCAGCTGCGCATCTGGTCCAGATTACGATCGGAGCTTTGCGATATAAGTGTTCTTAGAATCGAGCGAGGACTGAAAATGAATGGTGCTACGGTGTTCGAACTGCATGGCTTTGCCGACGCATCGACGGTAGCCTATGGCTGCTGTATCTATTTGCGAAGTGTGACGGGCGACGGAGGAGTTTCGGTGCGGCTGATGTGCGCCAAATCAAAGGTGGCACCAATAAAGGAACAGCAGCGTGTCGTggaaccagcagctgatgctgtAGAAATGACAGTTCCGAGACTCGAACTGTGTGCAGCCTTACTCTTAGCAGAACAGATTAATAAGGTGCGCGAAGTCCTAGCAACTAAACCTACAAGGGTAGTGCTCTGGACCGATTCCAGAATAGTGTTGTGTTGGTTGAAAAGAATGAACTCTAAAATTACAGTGTTCGTACGAAATCGCGTGAATAAGATACGACACTTGTCGATGAACGTTGAATGGTGTCATGTATCTACTAAAATGAATCCAGCTGATTTAGTGTCAAGAGGTCTCTTTCCGAATGAGCTGATGAATTGTGATCTTTGGTGGACCGGACCCGCTTATCTACACTCAAACAAGTACGAAATCAACGCTGATGTTGTGGATCCGAACGAGTCCGACGAATGTGTTCCGGAACAAGTGATGTCTGTTACTGTTCTGGGAAACAGTGTCTACGATACTGTCATTGCCGTTAGTAGCTTTCGAAAGCTGCAGCGTATTTTTGGTTACATAATTAGGCTCCTGTACAATTGCCGAGCCCGGCAACGCAATCAATCTCGACGTGACGGATGGCTGACCAGCGTCGAACATCGCGACGCCTTGTATGCCATGGTTTATGTTGTGCAGTGGCATGAATTCTACGAAGATATTAGTCGTTTACAAAAACAGCAACCTGTGAGCAAGATGCTAAGAAATTTGAATCCAATTTATGATGATGACGAAAGACTTCTGAGAGTTGGTGGTCGAATCAAACATTCGAACTTACCAAAGGATCAGAAACATCCGATGATACTGCCAGCAAACCACCACTTCACGAATATCCTTGTTGAAACATTACACCGAGAGCATCTACATGTAGGTTTGGACGGACTCTTAGCGGTGGTGAAGCAGCGATTTTGGCCAATTCACGCCAAGAGGACGATTCATCGTGTACTCAGGAAGTGCATTACTTGTTTTCGAGCAAGACCTAGAGATGTAGTACAGTATATGGGAGATCTACCAAGTTTTCGCGTGATCGCAGCAGAACCTTTCGCGAGAACGGGCGTTGATTACGCATGGCCGTTCCTCTTGAAGGTTGGACGTTCTAGAACGAAACTGAAATCCTATGTCAGTCTGTTTGTGTGTATGGTTACTAAGGCCGTGCATCTGGAATTGGTGACCTCACTCAGTGCAGATGGCTTTCTTGCGGCTCTTCATCGATTTGCAGGGCGACGTGGAAATCCATCAGAGATTTTTTCGGATAACGGCACCAATTTCCGTGGAGCCAATCGACAATTAACAGAACTAGCAGAGCTTTTGAAATCTCAAGTCCTTGAGCAGCGTGTCGGTGAGTTTTGCCAACCACGAGGAATCTCTTGGAAATTTAATCCTCCAAGGGCCCCTCATCAAGGGGGTTTATGGGAGGCCAACGTGAAGTGTATGAAAACTCATCTGTACAAGGTACTGAACGAAAGCTATCTAAGTTATGAGGAAATGAATACGTTGTTAATACAAGTGGAGGCCATATTGAACTCAAGGCCGCTTGTTCAATTAACCGATGATCCTGTAGATTATGAGGCCTTAAGTCCAGGTCATTTTCTTATTGGGCGCGAACTAACTGCCGTAGCAGAACCGATCTACGAACATTTGAAGGAATCGAGCCTCTCACGGTACCAAATGGTGCAAAAGCGGAAGCAATGTTTCTGGCGCAGATGGTCAAATGAATATTTGACTAGCCTTCAAAGGCGAAGCAAGTGGTACAAGAATCCTACACTGCTGCGAAAGGGATTGTTAGTCATCTTGAAGGAAGATAACATGCCTTCTCAAACATGGCGAATGGGACGGATCGTTGAAACTTTTCCTGGTAAGGACGGCATTACGAGAGTAGTTGAAGTGCGCACGAGCAATGGGATTTATCGTAGGCCAACTACGCAGATAGCAGTACTGCCAGTTAACGATGAATTACAGAATGTGAAGGATGAGCAGAGTTGA
- the LOC131433974 gene encoding uncharacterized protein LOC131433974 — protein MKAKGPVSGSKPTGTVAVSKAHTATIQKVDDGCPVCSGKHSVESCEVFKKLTVDARYEKAKQSGLCFSCLKKGHRTGSCKGKQTCQLCTKRHHSLMHCEDRKLSNTQSLVESKQPDSESSNQQLTAAKCEIPCESNLTKKQILLATAVVNVYNSYGDPFVCRVLLDSGAMASFVTERMANLLNLRKESANVPVVGVNGMKTMVKFKIKAKVASKTSDYNFILDYLVVPRVTGILPAMKIDSSNWPIPKPFALADPQFYEPSRIDMLIGAEIFFDLIQSGKCRMSSDLPVLQESYLGWLVAGPVGCATAINTVKVCQAAPSEVTDERLSELLKKFWTIDNQQDSLPDEHSDDCDVHFTRTHYRTPEGRYVVMIPFSDNLCELGESRKQALKRFHSLERRLARFPETKKMYVDFINEYLTLGHCRVVSDAEHKSESAYYLPHHCVMKPESSSTKLRVVFDASAKSTTEISLNDVMMVGPTVQDPLFDIVLRFRMYRFAFTADISKMYRQVLVNPAQRHYQRILWRENTNEPIKELELNTVTYGMAAAPYLATRAIVQLANDERDNYPAASDVVLRSFYIDDLLASADTLEEAKHLQAELTELLAKGGFELLKWCATDQALLENIKEHAIEKQLKFEDIDVDGVIKTLGILWDPINDVFMFRVKPVEENAMKLTKRLVLSETAKLFDPLGFLAPTVVIAKMLMQRLWKEKMNWDEPIPDDQLRIWSRLRSELCDISVLRIERGLKMNGATVFELHGFADASTVAYGCCIYLRSVTGDGGVSVRLMCAKSKVAPIKEQQRVVEPAADAVEMTVPRLELCAALLLAEQINKVREVLATKPTRVVLWTDSRIVLCWLKRMNSKITVFVRNRVNKIRHLSMNVEWCHVSTKMNPADLVSRGLFPNELMNCDLWWTGPAYLHSNKYEINADVVDPNESDECVPEQVMSVTVLGNSVYDTVIAVSSFRKLQRIFGYIIRFLYNCRARQRNQSRRDGWLTSVEHRDALYAMVYVVQWHEFYEDISRLQKQQPVSKMLRNLNPIYDDDERLLRVGGRIKHSNLPKDQKHPMILPANHHFTNILVETLHREHLHVGLDGLLAVVKQRFWPIHAKRTIHRVLRKCITCFRARPRDVVQYMGDLPSFRVIAAEPFARTGVDYAWPFLLKVGRSRTKLKSYVSLFVCMVTKAVHLELVTSLSADGFLAALHRFAGRRGNPSEIFSDNGTNFRGANRQLTELAELLKSQVLEQRVGEFCQPRGISWKFNPPRAPHQGGLWEANVKCMKTHLYKVLNESYLSYEEMNTLLIQVEAILNSRPLVQLTDDPVDYEALSPGHFLIGRELTAVAEPIYEHLKESSLSRYQMVQKRKQCFWRRWSNEYLTSLQRRSKWYKNPTLLRKGLLVILKEDNMPSQTWRMGRIVETFPGKDGITRVVEVRTSNGIYRRPTTQIAVLPVNDELQNVKDEQS, from the coding sequence ATGAAAGCCAAGGGGCCGGTTTCGGGTTCTAAACCCACCGGAACTGTTGCTGTAAGCAAAGCGCACACGGCGACAATTCAAAAGGTTGACGATGGATGCCCAGTTTGTTCAGGAAAGCATTCGGTTGAATCCTGTGAAGTATTCAAGAAGCTGACGGTAGATGCACGATACGAAAAGGCGAAACAATCTGGATTATGCTTTTCGTGTCTAAAGAAAGGACATCGTACTGGATCGTGTAAAGGCAAACAAACTTGTCAATTGTGCACGAAAAGGCATCATTCGTTGATGCATTGCGAAGACAGAAAGCTTTCCAATACTCAATCATTGGTGGAATCTAAACAACCGGATAGTGAATCCAGTAATCAGCAGTTGACTGCAGCGAAATGTGAGATACCCTGTGAATCCAATTTGACCAAGAAACAGATCCTCTTGGCAACGGCAGTAGTGAATGTTTACAATTCGTACGGCGATCCTTTCGTTTGCCGCGTGTTACTGGATTCCGGTGCCATGGCGAGCTTCGTGACAGAACGTATGGCGAACTTACTTAATCTGCGAAAAGAGAGTGCAAACGTTCCAGTTGTTGGAGTGAATGGAATGAAAACGATGGTCAAGTTCAAGATAAAAGCTAAGGTGGCATCGAAAACGTCCGATTACAATTTTATTCTAGATTATCTTGTTGTACCGAGAGTGACTGGAATTCTTCCAgcgatgaaaattgattcttcGAATTGGCCGATTCCAAAACCGTTCGCTTTGGCGGATCCACAGTTTTACGAACCGAGTCGCATTGACATGCTGATCGGCgcagaaatattttttgatcTGATTCAATCAGGTAAATGTCGAATGTCTTCGGATTTGCCAGTCCTacaggaaagttatttgggatgGCTGGTAGCAGGACCCGTTGGTTGTGCAACAGCTATTAATACGGTAAAGGTGTGTCAAGCTGCTCCATCGGAGGTAACAGACGAAAGATTGAGCGAGCTGCTGAAGAAATTCTGGACGATTGATAATCAACAAGACAGTCTGCCTGATGAACACAGCGACGATTGCGACGTCCACTTCACAAGGACGCATTATCGAACTCCAGAGGGACGATATGTCGTGATGATTCCATTCTCTGACAACTTGTGTGAATTGGGTGAATCTCGAAAGCAGGCGCTGAAAAGATTTCACTCATTAGAAAGAAGATTAGCAAGATTTCCGGAAACGAAGAAAATGTACGTTGATTTTATCAATGAGTACCTAACATTAGGTCATTGCCGTGTTGTGAGTGATGCAGAACACAAATCAGAATCGGCGTACTACCTTCCTCACCATTGTGTGATGAAACCAGAAAGCTCGTCTACCAAATTAAGAGTGGTATTCGATGCCTCAGCGAAAAGCACCACCGAGATATCGCTGAACGATGTGATGATGGTTGGCCCAACGGTCCAGGATCCTTTATTCGATATTGTTCTCAGGTTTCGCATGTATAGATTCGCCTTTACGGCTGACATTTCTAAAATGTACCGTCAGGTGCTAGTGAACCCGGCTCAGAGACATTATCAACGTATTCTGTGGCGTGAAAATACCAACGAACCGATAAAGGAACTTGAATTGAATACCGTAACTTACGGAATGGCGGCTGCACCTTATTTAGCAACACGAGCAATTGTACAACTGGCTAATGACGAACGTGATAACTACCCAGCAGCTAGTGATGTTGTTCTAAGGTCATTTTACATCGATGACTTGCTGGCTAGTGCAGATACATTAGAGGAAGCGAAACATTTGCAAGCGGAATTGACGGAGCTGTTAGCTAAAGGTGGTTTCGAATTACTCAAGTGGTGCGCAACCGATCAGGCACTGCTGGAGAATATAAAGGAGCACGCCATTGAGAAACAATTGAAATTCGAAGATATTGACGTCGATGGTGTGATCAAGACCCTCGGAATTCTATGGGATCCAATTAATGATGTTTTTATGTTCCGTGTGAAGCCTGTGGAAGAAAATGCCATGAAGCTAACAAAGCGTCTGGTTTTATCAGAGACAGCCAAACTGTTCGATCCGTTAGGTTTCCTGGCACCTACGGTGGTTATTGCCAAGATGTTAATGCAACGACTATGGAAGGAGAAGATGAATTGGGACGAACCAATTCCTGATGATCAGCTGCGCATCTGGTCCAGATTACGATCGGAGCTTTGCGATATAAGTGTTCTTAGAATCGAGCGAGGACTGAAAATGAATGGTGCTACGGTGTTCGAACTGCATGGCTTTGCCGACGCATCGACGGTAGCCTATGGCTGCTGTATCTATTTGCGAAGTGTGACGGGCGACGGAGGAGTTTCGGTGCGGCTGATGTGCGCCAAATCAAAGGTGGCACCAATAAAGGAACAGCAGCGTGTCGTggaaccagcagctgatgctgtAGAAATGACAGTTCCGAGACTCGAACTGTGTGCAGCCTTACTCTTAGCAGAACAGATTAATAAGGTGCGCGAAGTCCTAGCAACTAAACCTACAAGGGTAGTGCTCTGGACCGATTCCAGAATAGTGTTGTGTTGGTTGAAAAGAATGAACTCTAAAATTACAGTGTTCGTACGAAATCGCGTGAATAAGATACGACACTTGTCGATGAACGTTGAATGGTGTCATGTATCTACTAAAATGAATCCAGCTGATTTAGTGTCAAGAGGTCTCTTTCCGAATGAGCTGATGAATTGTGATCTTTGGTGGACCGGACCCGCTTATCTACACTCAAACAAGTACGAAATCAACGCTGATGTTGTGGATCCGAACGAGTCCGACGAATGTGTTCCGGAACAAGTGATGTCTGTTACTGTTCTGGGAAACAGTGTCTACGATACTGTCATTGCCGTTAGTAGCTTTCGAAAGCTGCAGCGTATTTTTGGTTACATAATTAGATTCCTGTACAATTGCCGAGCCCGGCAACGCAATCAATCTCGACGTGACGGATGGCTGACCAGCGTCGAACATCGCGACGCCTTGTATGCCATGGTTTATGTTGTGCAGTGGCATGAATTCTACGAAGATATTAGTCGTTTACAAAAACAGCAACCTGTGAGCAAGATGCTAAGAAATTTGAATCCAATTTATGATGATGACGAAAGACTTCTGAGAGTTGGTGGTCGAATCAAACATTCGAACTTACCAAAGGATCAGAAACATCCGATGATACTGCCAGCAAACCACCATTTCACGAATATCCTTGTTGAAACATTACACCGAGAGCATCTACATGTAGGTTTGGACGGACTCTTAGCGGTGGTGAAGCAGCGATTTTGGCCAATTCACGCCAAGAGGACGATTCATCGTGTACTCAGGAAGTGCATTACTTGTTTTCGAGCAAGACCTAGAGATGTAGTACAGTATATGGGAGATCTACCAAGTTTTCGCGTGATCGCAGCAGAACCTTTCGCGAGAACGGGCGTTGATTACGCATGGCCGTTCCTCTTGAAGGTTGGACGTTCTAGAACGAAACTGAAATCCTATGTCAGTCTGTTTGTGTGTATGGTTACTAAGGCCGTGCATCTGGAATTGGTGACCTCACTCAGTGCAGATGGCTTTCTTGCGGCTCTTCATCGATTTGCAGGGCGACGTGGAAATCCATCAGAGATTTTTTCGGATAACGGCACCAATTTCCGTGGAGCCAATCGACAATTAACAGAACTAGCAGAGCTTTTGAAATCTCAAGTCCTTGAGCAGCGTGTCGGTGAGTTTTGCCAACCACGAGGAATCTCTTGGAAATTTAATCCTCCAAGGGCCCCTCATCAAGGGGGTTTATGGGAGGCCAACGTGAAGTGTATGAAAACTCATCTGTACAAGGTACTGAACGAAAGCTATCTAAGTTATGAGGAAATGAATACGTTGTTAATACAAGTGGAGGCCATATTGAACTCAAGGCCGCTTGTTCAATTAACCGATGATCCTGTAGATTATGAGGCCTTAAGTCCAGGTCATTTTCTTATTGGGCGCGAACTAACTGCCGTAGCAGAACCGATCTACGAACATTTGAAGGAATCGAGCCTCTCACGGTACCAAATGGTGCAAAAGCGGAAGCAATGTTTCTGGCGCAGATGGTCAAATGAATATTTGACTAGCCTTCAAAGGCGAAGCAAGTGGTACAAGAATCCTACACTGCTGCGAAAGGGATTGTTAGTCATCTTGAAGGAAGATAACATGCCTTCTCAAACATGGCGAATGGGACGGATCGTTGAAACTTTTCCTGGTAAGGACGGCATTACGAGAGTAGTTGAAGTGCGCACGAGCAATGGGATTTATCGTAGGCCAACTACGCAGATAGCAGTACTGCCAGTTAACGATGAATTACAGAATGTGAAGGATGAGCAGAGTTGA